The following is a genomic window from candidate division KSB1 bacterium.
GAAGACGAAGCTTTCTGAATAAAATCCGGGTTGGCATTCTCGAGGTCACTCTCTGCTAAATTCATCCAGAGAAAACGAAAGGCATTCCAGACTTTGTTCGAAAAATTGCGACCGACCTCGAAGGTGCGTTCCGACAAGTTGATGTCCTGACCTTCGGCAGAAAGATCGAGCAGGGAAAAGCGAACGGCGTCGGCGCTGTATTTGTTCACCATCTCAAGCGGATCAATGCCGTTGCCGAGGGATTTGCTCATCTTTCGGCCTTGCTCATCCCGAATAATTCCGTTAAAATAAACATCCTGAAACGGCACCTCCCCCATGAATTCCAAACCCATCATAACCATTCGAGATACCCAGAAGAAAATGATGTCAGGACCGGTGACCAAAGAATCAGTCGGATAAAAATAATTCAGGTCCTGGCTTTTCTTAGGCCAGCCCAAAGTGGCAAACGGCCAAAGTTGCGATGAAAACCAGGTATCCAGAACATCTTCTTCCTGCTTAAAAGTACCCTCGCCGCATTTCTTACACTTAGTTGGCGGCTTTACCGATGCAACAACTTCATCGCATCTCTCACAGGTGTAGACCGGAATTTGGTGACCCCACCAAAGCTGCCGACTAATACACCAATCGTGAATATTTTCGAGCCAATTAATAAAGACTTTCTGCCAACGCGCGGGATGAAGCTTTACTTTTCCATCTTTTACAGCCTGCAAGGCAGGTTCAGCCAGCGGTTTCATTTTGACAAACCACTGCTCAGACAAGCGCGGCTCAATTCGTGTTTTACAGCGGTAACACTGGCCCACGGAATGGGTATGGTCCTCGACTTTCTCGATAAAATCACCGTTTTTCAGATCCTTTAACAAATGCTTTCTCGCCTGCAACCGATCCATGCCGGAGAATTTTCCGGCGCTTTCGTTCATCGAAGCATCGTCATTCATAATATCGATTGCGGCGAGACCCTGCCTCTGCGCCATCAAAAAATCATTCGGATCGTGCGCCGGGGTTACTTTGACCGCTCCGGTTCCGAAGTCCTTATCCACCATGTCATCCGCGATGATTTCCAGCTCTCGGCCAACGATTGGAAGAATAGCCTTCTTTCCGATAAGGTCCATGTAGCGCTTATCCTTCGGGTGAACAGCGACAGCAACATCGCCAAGCATAGTCTCGGGACGGGTTGTGGCAACGAGAATAAAGCGGGTGGTGCCAAGAACCGGATATTTAATATACCAGAGCGAACCTTGATGTTCTTCGTGATCAACCTCTTCATCTGAGAGAGCTGTTTGGCAGCGAGGACACCAATTAACCAGATATTTGCCTCGATAAATAAGTCCTTTTTTGTAGAGGCGAATGAAAACTTCCGAAACCGCTCGGGACATTCCTTTGTCCATTGTAAACCGCTCCCGCTGCCAATCGCAGGAAAATCCCATTCTTTTCA
Proteins encoded in this region:
- a CDS encoding valine--tRNA ligase; translation: MQQELQKIYDAKSVEDRLYQFWLDRNYFHAEANTDRQPYTIVIPPPNVTDILHMGHAFNNTIQDIIIRFQRMRDKEALWLPGTDHAGIATQNVVERVLRKEQNKSRDDLGREKFIELVWEWKEDRGSRIIEQLKRMGFSCDWQRERFTMDKGMSRAVSEVFIRLYKKGLIYRGKYLVNWCPRCQTALSDEEVDHEEHQGSLWYIKYPVLGTTRFILVATTRPETMLGDVAVAVHPKDKRYMDLIGKKAILPIVGRELEIIADDMVDKDFGTGAVKVTPAHDPNDFLMAQRQGLAAIDIMNDDASMNESAGKFSGMDRLQARKHLLKDLKNGDFIEKVEDHTHSVGQCYRCKTRIEPRLSEQWFVKMKPLAEPALQAVKDGKVKLHPARWQKVFINWLENIHDWCISRQLWWGHQIPVYTCERCDEVVASVKPPTKCKKCGEGTFKQEEDVLDTWFSSQLWPFATLGWPKKSQDLNYFYPTDSLVTGPDIIFFWVSRMVMMGLEFMGEVPFQDVYFNGIIRDEQGRKMSKSLGNGIDPLEMVNKYSADAVRFSLLDLSAEGQDINLSERTFEVGRNFSNKVWNAFRFLWMNLAESDLENANPDFIQKASSSRKLDLADRWILSRCQRTIRKVTRALDQFKFHEANEAIYNLFWKEYCDWYLELIKPRLYNSEAPEKKQVALAVATFSLKKILQMLHPVIPFITEELWLKVRNKQDAESIMISMWPVENRVFIDDNSEKELEVLQNMIGAIRNIRGEMNVPPHKKAKVIVAVGGQNGKLQDSILLNKDYFAQLAKVDELECNKTAARPPKAASAVINNLEIFLPLEGLIDFQVERARLDKDISRLEKQLEGLNTKLQSPDFLSKAPENIVELEKKKKVDFESNLNKLKTNLESLAA